The Helianthus annuus cultivar XRQ/B chromosome 11, HanXRQr2.0-SUNRISE, whole genome shotgun sequence region gcactaaacacccctaagtatcatcctttacacaaaacacacaccccacatataatttacagtttcatcaccaagttcatgtatttgtcaaatcattcgtagaataacacataaccatgcaacaatcacaatacactttatcaaatcacaacgtatacagttacaacgcaaacaaattgtgtaagtaagcaactaaacaaacagtgaacgtgcaataaatgcgaaagtggaatctcagaaactcgagttgtcacagtttatCTTGTCTAGATGGTTAAGAATCTAGCTCATGCATCCATTAAACCTTCATTTCCCTTCCAATTTAATAGATTTTGTGACTTTCAGGGTTTGTTCTCCCCCCTTGATTAAActgtcgcacacacacacatctctaatgtgtgtgtgttttgtttttaagtttatgtaaacTCATCTTTCAAGTTGCCAAGTTTGGCCCCTCAAGTTTACAGTCTTTCCATACTTGTCACAAACTTCTTTCCTTATAATTTAACTCAAACTTTAACTAGGTTATTTAAAACTGGTTAACCCACTTCATGACTTGAAACAAGAAAACATATTCGTAAATTAAACATttgggttttggggtgttacattcaagcttattaggacttcctttgAGGCAGATAACATCAAATCGGAGGAAGTAAGAAtggcttgaatcccttataaataaactactattaaaactttaacccggtcTTACGGAtttgtatccctactgactcagaccaatatggccgagggtagcgttgccttcaaaagagggacatgccactataaccaagataatctcttaaaaaacccaaaATACGGAAATCATCAAAGAATACGTAAAAGATGAGTCGGAatcaagtgattctatcttgtctatttgtttcttttacttattttagtttctttatttagTTTACTAAAAAACCTTTtctcaaaatttggttagattagatgTTGACGATATTCTGGTATTAAAAGATCTTGTGTTCTTGTATGACCTCTGTAtattaccatcactatactacgccaacgatAGGTGCACCTGCCTTAGCGTTTTGTAGAGAGTAATAGTgttatatcatgttttataaatttaaatctTGATTAACGAGTAAAAAGTGCTTAAAAATGTATCAAAAATCGTATACCCTCCACTCACTTGAGTAAGCAATGGATGGTTTGGTTTTTGTTGTTAATGGTTTGATTTTGGACTACAATGATTAAAAATCATTAGTTAAGCTTTAGTCTAAAAACCATCAAAACTGCCTCAAAGTAATCTCTATCAATACATAGACTTTTGTGGATAATTGATTCTATTCAGGGATAAACACTATATTTGTGCTCGATGATATATTAATTTATACACTAGGTGTGGTTTATGAGCatattttactattttagtaTGTTGATTCTTAGCATGTTCTAGTGCATTTAGCAGTGAAAAGCAGTACTTGTGTAGTTGTGTATAATGATGATGTTAATACACAATTGTTTCTAATAgtagtaataaaaaataattgaCCAGATGTGTTATTTTGTTGAAAATAATATGTGGACTAACCATAAGCGTAATTATCTAAACTAATAATTATCAGCGATAATATGTGGTTGTGGTTAACTTTTATCCTAATTTGTCCTCTGAACATCGTACCTAAACCATTGAGTTTATTCCATATATAGAAACCACAGAAATTTAAACGTATCCACGTGTCATGATGATGCCAAAGTTGAGGCAAGTATATATACACAGGCGGGTACAAAAGCATTATAATCATTTCCCATTTATATTTTCCATCGGCCTGTTGTTCCTGCTCGACCATTTTGTCCCCCTACCACCGTCCTCCACCGCCGAAAGAACCCTTTTAGGAGGCGGAGGCGGATCACCGTAATGGGGAAGAAAAGAGGGTCGCACGTGGACATGTTGTTCTTCACATTGCTTCGAAGGCAATCAATGAAGATCAAGGTCTTCTTAGCCATGACGGCGTTTATTTCCTCCCTTGTGGCTCTCAGAAGTTTCGTCCAAAACTACAATAATTTCTTCGTTGCCGCGGAATCTGTTCACGCCGTTGGAATAATTGCTCTCATTTGGAAGCTCACAACCCGAAAAACCTGTTCTGGTACCAACCATCATATCCGCATTCCATTCTCTGTTTCGAGGGGCCAACTCAACAAGCTCCTTGACCACAAGTTATTATAATTTATACACATAAAATCTGAgggtttttcttttctttttttttttttttttgttataaaaccaAACAGTAGAGTAGAGAATCTTATCATGATAACTTGACTAACCATTCATTCATTAGGCTAAAGGATGTGGAGGTCATGTTTGGGATATGATTCACCACGTAGAAGCATTAATGGAAGGCTACACCATCTCTTTGCCTAACCAATTATGATTTGAATGaattaaaccatgacaaccataGCCATCTTTTCCATTTTTCAAGAAATACATTcatttttctttagacaaagataaattaaaataataaagggGATAGTGATTTGGGTCATAACTAGACCCTTAGGGAGTTAGGGTAGTGGCTTTGGATGGTTGATTAGAAATGGATTATATGACACTGACGtagagggtcatgaccacactcTATAGTATAGCCTTAGAAGAAGTTGTTGCATTTCTATATATAAAATATGTGTTTTTTAATATAAACATGAGTTGGACACCTGGTTTAGACAGAAAAGAAATTTATTTATCTTACGGAAACCTCTGACTATAAAGTTCTAGTTTGTCCTTTTAAGATAGCAAAATTTATTTGGTTTCGAGTAGTTAAAATGAATGTTTGTTGTAGGGCTTTCGTTGCAGACACAAGAGTTGACGGCTTTAGTTTTAGCTGTAAGAATTTGTTGTAGATTTGAAATCGGGCACAACATTCACACATTCCTCGACATTGCTTCGTTGGTGTCTACTGCTTGGGTCATCTACATGATGCGATTTAAGTTGTATGTCACGTATAATCAGCACCTGGATAGAACCCCCAAAATCTGTTTGGTAAACCCTACTCTTTTAAAATTCTTTtgatatgtattttttttttttttacatcataAGCGTATATAGAGgttttaaaagtattttggttCTCTGGTTTTGTTTGGGGGGGCCGAAATCAACATtaatctttctttttttttttcttttcctttaacatttgaatataaatatttataaacaacCGAGCTtttcaaaataaagtttttttgtCTAGTTAGTAAAAAAAATACTTTATATTTAAAGAAATcgatattaataattaataaaatacaTATTGGGATtggaatatttatttttaaagaactcggtattaataaaatatatattggAATTGGAATATggtataaaataaattaattaaacatCACTGTTTTTTTAAGTTAAATATTAAAACTTATTTATTTAAAGCAAACCACATGTTAAATGAATTTTTTGAAGAGGAAAATAAAACATTTAGTTAAATGCCACCATGTTAAATGATTTGGATTATTTTGACAGTTTAGTCTAAGTGTTTTATTTTTCACTTGTGTGTTCAAAAAGGTTTCGCAGTTGCCATTTTATTTCACTGGATTAACTTTATTCATTTTTTAtgtggccgaattgcccttctagttaacagaattacaaataaaatgaccgaattgtccttgtcgttaacagaaaaaatggatgaatctaacctagtggactaaagtGGCAACGGTGAAAGTTTTTTGGACCCACATATGAAAAATGA contains the following coding sequences:
- the LOC110898121 gene encoding ER lumen protein-retaining receptor erd-2.2; translated protein: MGKKRGSHVDMLFFTLLRRQSMKIKVFLAMTAFISSLVALRSFVQNYNNFFVAAESVHAVGIIALIWKLTTRKTCSGLSLQTQELTALVLAVRICCRFEIGHNIHTFLDIASLVSTAWVIYMMRFKLYVTYNQHLDRTPKICLLIPCGIMAVLVYPNTSLPLYTKMMWAFGVYLEAIMVLPQLHMMQRTQLIEPCTALYVFALGLSRFFGAAYWILRVYESTEAYLFLLGHGYLWVPMVLVAETVQTFILSDFCYYYSKSVLNGNLLVRVPRV